Proteins from a genomic interval of Lolium perenne isolate Kyuss_39 chromosome 1, Kyuss_2.0, whole genome shotgun sequence:
- the LOC127329282 gene encoding uncharacterized protein produces MPLRANQTGFTGVRLRPSGRFYEDICDASSSRHSTRRSSARAYTAAWRLGHPATTFNFRDCHTLAEAEFMAGVSMNLVNNEQRRHHRQCHSIVEVDEHAMEVWCQAFLQDALDKEAFYTQKRAEREAETAAKMALKMEVR; encoded by the coding sequence ATGCCTCTGCGCGCGAACCAGACGGGCTTCACCGGCGTGCGCTTGCGCCCGAGCGGAAGGTTCTATGAAGACATCTGCGATGCATCATCCTCAAGACATTCGACACGACGGAGCTCAGCGCGCGCGTACACTGCCGCGTGGCGGCTTGGGCACCCGGCCACCACCTTCAACTTCCGCGACTGTCATACCCTCGCGGAAGCGGAGTTCATGGCCGGCGTTTCCATGAACCTCGTCAACAATGAGCAGCGCCGTCACCACCGCCAGTGTCACAGCATAGTAGAGGTAGACGAACATGCCATGGAAGTGTGGTGCCAAGCCTTCCTGCAGGACGCCCTGGACAAGGAGGCCTTCTACACGCAGAAGAGGGCCGAACGTGAGGCGGAGACGGCGGCAAAAATGGCGCTGAAGATGGAGGTCCGCTGA